The following proteins are encoded in a genomic region of Cyclonatronum proteinivorum:
- a CDS encoding IS701 family transposase: MTSSIWFLSATPNSSAALKKTASNALTSQFDSLLHESTHSKLTPKMQRLVHDLAYGLVNCGGKRTLTGMLSGSGNQFCDWTAAYRMFSKQRFDPQDLLDVSLRHGVSLAPDNAPVIAHIDDTLLKKTGRKVHGAKWQRDPLGPAFHTNFIWAQRFVQASIACPASSQLCQARSIPVSFVHAPMPVKPGRNADQLQKDAYKEAKKKSRISCVGAKLVGSLRQRLNELGSASRHLLVSFDGGYTNREVIQNLPAHTTFIGRVRKDAKIYDPPADQPDTGRRRLYGEPKLTPDQIRTSDQVSWQKVKAFAAGKEHEFKLKVVENVKWKPAGGHQLLKLIIISPLGYRLAKGANLLYRKPAFLITNDLKLPLQTLLQAYVWRWEIEVNFREQKTLMGCGQAQVRNQHSAEGVPKFVTAVYSLLLLAAEHCSRQNDPPVQMLQRAKWYPEKENSRWTTGDICNRFRAEYYSKAIGVSFDGFMNKRYRKQNHLKLLNPALSAMISIRT, translated from the coding sequence ATGACCAGCAGCATATGGTTCTTAAGCGCGACGCCAAACTCGTCAGCAGCCTTAAAAAAAACTGCCTCAAACGCGCTGACAAGCCAGTTTGACAGCCTGCTCCACGAATCCACTCACAGTAAACTGACGCCCAAAATGCAAAGACTGGTACACGATCTTGCCTACGGTCTGGTTAATTGTGGCGGTAAGCGCACGCTCACAGGCATGCTGAGCGGTAGCGGCAACCAGTTCTGTGACTGGACGGCCGCTTACCGGATGTTCAGCAAGCAGCGCTTTGACCCGCAGGACCTGCTGGATGTCAGCCTGCGCCACGGGGTCAGCCTGGCGCCTGACAACGCTCCGGTCATTGCCCATATCGACGATACCCTGCTGAAAAAAACAGGACGCAAAGTACATGGTGCGAAATGGCAGCGAGACCCGCTTGGACCCGCTTTCCACACCAATTTTATCTGGGCACAGCGCTTTGTACAGGCCAGTATCGCCTGCCCGGCCTCTTCGCAGCTTTGTCAGGCACGGAGTATACCGGTGAGTTTTGTCCATGCGCCCATGCCGGTTAAACCCGGCCGTAATGCGGATCAGCTGCAAAAGGACGCTTACAAAGAAGCTAAAAAGAAAAGCAGGATAAGCTGTGTTGGCGCAAAGCTGGTGGGTTCATTGCGCCAGCGCCTCAACGAGTTGGGATCAGCCTCACGTCACCTGCTTGTAAGTTTTGATGGGGGGTATACCAATCGCGAAGTAATCCAAAACTTGCCGGCGCATACAACCTTCATCGGCAGGGTCCGCAAAGACGCTAAAATCTATGATCCACCTGCTGACCAGCCTGACACAGGGCGGCGGCGCTTGTACGGGGAGCCTAAGTTAACTCCGGACCAGATTCGTACCAGTGATCAGGTAAGCTGGCAGAAGGTCAAAGCTTTCGCGGCAGGCAAGGAGCACGAGTTTAAATTAAAGGTAGTAGAAAACGTTAAGTGGAAGCCTGCGGGCGGGCACCAGCTACTCAAGCTTATTATTATCAGTCCTCTTGGGTACCGCTTGGCTAAAGGGGCGAACCTGTTGTACCGTAAACCCGCCTTTCTGATAACCAATGACCTGAAGTTACCGCTGCAAACCCTGCTTCAGGCTTATGTTTGGCGCTGGGAGATTGAAGTCAACTTTCGAGAGCAGAAAACCCTGATGGGCTGCGGGCAGGCACAGGTGCGCAACCAGCACTCCGCCGAAGGTGTACCTAAGTTTGTTACAGCGGTGTACAGTCTGTTACTGCTTGCCGCTGAACACTGCAGCAGGCAGAATGATCCACCGGTCCAAATGCTGCAACGTGCCAAGTGGTACCCCGAGAAAGAAAACAGTAGGTGGACGACAGGAGACATTTGTAACCGCTTCAGGGCGGAATACTACAGCAAAGCCATAGGGGTGAGTTTTGACGGCTTCATGAACAAAAGGTACCGAAAGCAGAACCACCTAAAACTGCTAAACCCGGCTTTATCGGCCATGATTAGCATCAGAACTTAG
- a CDS encoding Gfo/Idh/MocA family protein, with translation MTKTLRWGVLSTAKIGLKYVIPAMQHAAFTEIRGIASRNAESAQQAAAVLGIPKAYGSYEALLADPDIDAVYNPLPNHLHLPWTLRALEAGKHVLCEKPLGLNAAEVEQFQQSAAAHPNLVLAEAFMYRHHPQWAYVIGQVRSGLIGRVQTVHAHFSYFNTDAGNIRNKPEYGGGGLLDIGCYCVSSSRWIFGREPDEVAAFMVNDPAFGTDRLASGILRFGDATATFSSATAANLWQGLIITGDEGRIEIPVPFNPPPDQPAKIRIFARGEARETEIPPANHFTLQAEHFARLVSGEATPVIPLEESHANLRILDAIRESAQTRRVVQV, from the coding sequence ATGACCAAAACCCTGCGCTGGGGCGTCCTCAGCACTGCCAAAATCGGCCTCAAATACGTGATTCCGGCCATGCAGCACGCAGCCTTCACTGAAATCCGCGGCATCGCCTCGCGCAATGCGGAATCCGCCCAACAGGCCGCTGCCGTGCTCGGCATCCCCAAAGCCTACGGCAGCTACGAAGCCCTTCTGGCCGATCCCGACATCGACGCCGTGTACAACCCCCTGCCCAATCACCTGCACCTGCCCTGGACCCTCCGCGCTTTGGAAGCCGGCAAGCACGTGCTCTGCGAGAAACCGCTGGGCCTGAACGCCGCCGAAGTCGAGCAGTTTCAGCAGTCCGCCGCCGCGCACCCGAATCTCGTACTGGCGGAAGCCTTCATGTACCGGCATCATCCGCAGTGGGCCTACGTGATCGGGCAGGTTCGCAGCGGACTCATTGGCCGGGTGCAGACCGTACACGCGCACTTCAGCTACTTCAACACCGACGCTGGCAACATCCGCAACAAACCCGAATACGGCGGCGGCGGACTGCTCGATATCGGCTGCTACTGTGTATCCTCCTCCCGCTGGATTTTCGGCCGCGAACCCGACGAAGTTGCAGCCTTTATGGTCAACGATCCTGCCTTCGGAACCGACCGCCTCGCAAGCGGCATCCTCCGTTTCGGAGACGCGACCGCGACCTTCAGTAGCGCAACCGCCGCCAACCTCTGGCAGGGCCTCATCATCACCGGCGATGAAGGCCGCATCGAAATTCCGGTACCCTTCAACCCGCCGCCCGATCAGCCGGCCAAAATCCGCATCTTCGCCCGGGGCGAAGCCCGCGAAACCGAAATCCCGCCCGCGAACCATTTCACCCTGCAGGCCGAACACTTCGCCCGCCTCGTCAGCGGCGAAGCCACTCCGGTCATCCCCCTCGAAGAAAGCCACGCCAACCTCCGCATCCTCGACGCCATCCGCGAAAGCGCCCAAACCCGCCGCGTGGTGCAGGTATAA
- a CDS encoding response regulator codes for MKSELKLAVVDDDLIYHRVVKRLLQTCSFGGQIMLYKNGLEAYQALSQSSSAAELPHIILLDINMPIWDGWDFLNEYQQLKLPLEPAIYVVSSTVNPDEISRAVSYPGVRGFVEKPLDAGKISRIISETVPG; via the coding sequence ATGAAATCCGAACTCAAACTTGCGGTCGTGGATGACGACCTGATCTATCACCGGGTTGTAAAGCGGCTGCTGCAGACCTGCAGCTTCGGAGGGCAGATTATGCTCTACAAAAATGGGCTTGAAGCCTATCAGGCCCTGTCGCAAAGCAGTTCAGCGGCGGAGCTGCCACACATCATTCTGCTCGATATCAACATGCCGATATGGGACGGCTGGGATTTCCTGAATGAGTATCAGCAGCTGAAGCTTCCCCTTGAACCGGCGATTTATGTGGTATCAAGCACTGTCAACCCGGACGAAATTTCCCGTGCAGTCAGCTACCCCGGCGTTCGCGGCTTCGTTGAGAAACCGCTTGACGCCGGGAAAATCAGCCGGATTATTTCAGAGACGGTGCCCGGCTAA
- a CDS encoding DUF2141 domain-containing protein, translating into MTLFFLLCIFFTPVSPTETDTTLSDETDRFELTVIAEKIRNDNGHIIIELSDHGGIARAAGKAVIEGDRAELTFKNLTPGEWAVRLFHDENDNEIFDTNFLRIPREGYGFSNNVRGRFGPPPFEDRLFEVRGDTTISVMLIY; encoded by the coding sequence ATGACCCTATTTTTTCTCCTTTGTATCTTTTTTACCCCAGTCAGTCCTACAGAAACCGACACTACCCTTTCAGACGAAACCGATAGATTTGAGCTTACTGTCATTGCAGAGAAAATCAGAAATGATAATGGCCATATCATCATAGAGCTTTCTGATCATGGAGGAATTGCCCGTGCTGCCGGAAAAGCCGTGATTGAAGGCGATCGCGCGGAACTTACGTTCAAAAATCTCACTCCTGGTGAATGGGCGGTCCGCCTTTTCCACGACGAAAACGACAACGAAATCTTCGACACCAATTTCCTGCGCATCCCCCGTGAAGGTTACGGGTTTTCGAACAATGTGAGGGGCAGGTTTGGTCCGCCGCCGTTTGAAGACCGGCTCTTTGAAGTGCGGGGCGATACGACCATCAGCGTCATGCTGATATATTGA
- a CDS encoding Gfo/Idh/MocA family protein yields MKYDSTDKQGSGLPAKSGISRKDFLKRSLIAAAGFTIVPSRVVSGLGHRAPSDRLNIAGVGVGGRGFGVLRGMEESENIVALCDVDWRYAAGCFEHYPNARRYWDWRKMLDEMGDSIDAVVVATSDHTHAAIAAHAMTLGKHVFVEKPLTHTVYESRLLTRLAEKYRVATQMGNQGASGEGTNQIMEWIQSGLIGEVRHVEAFTDRPIWPQGLNTPKEEMAVPDTMNWDLFVGPARMRPYHEIYTPWNFRGWWDFGTGALGDMACHILDGLYRALEPGYPTRVQGSSSMLLLDSAPVSQRVQLIFPERETQKMGRQPELKVDWYDGGLQPLKPEGWPAGRSMNHLGGGLLFHGSEDTLIAGCYGRDPWLLSGRVPEGVSQTERRVETNHYMDFVRACKESPDSRVPCKSDFAFAGPFNEMVVMGVLAVRLQALNKELHWDGPNMRFTNISENEELRIIIEDGFEITDGHPSFRRTMTDPLNARDFAENLIRTPYREGWDLPSMPA; encoded by the coding sequence ATGAAGTATGATTCGACGGATAAGCAGGGGAGCGGACTGCCCGCTAAGAGCGGGATTTCGCGCAAGGATTTTCTGAAACGCAGCCTAATTGCGGCGGCGGGTTTCACCATTGTGCCGAGCCGTGTGGTGAGCGGGCTGGGACACCGGGCGCCGAGTGACAGGTTGAATATCGCCGGGGTGGGCGTAGGCGGACGCGGGTTCGGGGTGCTGCGCGGCATGGAGGAATCCGAGAATATTGTGGCACTGTGTGATGTGGATTGGCGCTATGCTGCCGGGTGCTTCGAGCATTACCCGAATGCGCGCCGCTACTGGGACTGGCGCAAGATGCTCGACGAAATGGGCGATTCGATTGATGCCGTGGTGGTTGCGACCTCTGACCATACGCACGCGGCAATTGCGGCGCATGCCATGACGCTCGGCAAGCACGTCTTCGTGGAGAAGCCGCTCACGCACACGGTGTATGAGAGCCGGCTGCTCACGCGCCTGGCCGAAAAGTACCGCGTGGCGACACAGATGGGCAATCAGGGCGCTTCGGGCGAGGGCACGAATCAGATTATGGAATGGATTCAGAGCGGGCTGATCGGGGAGGTGCGGCACGTGGAGGCGTTCACGGACCGGCCGATCTGGCCGCAGGGGCTGAACACGCCGAAGGAAGAAATGGCGGTGCCCGATACGATGAACTGGGATTTGTTTGTGGGTCCCGCGCGCATGCGGCCCTATCACGAGATTTACACGCCCTGGAATTTCCGGGGATGGTGGGATTTCGGAACCGGCGCGCTGGGCGATATGGCGTGTCATATTCTCGACGGACTGTACCGTGCACTTGAGCCGGGCTATCCGACGCGGGTGCAGGGCAGCTCGAGCATGCTGCTGCTGGATTCGGCCCCGGTTTCGCAGCGGGTGCAGCTGATTTTCCCTGAGCGTGAGACGCAGAAAATGGGGCGTCAGCCGGAGCTGAAAGTGGACTGGTACGACGGCGGTCTGCAGCCGCTCAAGCCCGAAGGCTGGCCCGCGGGACGCAGCATGAATCATCTCGGGGGCGGGCTGCTGTTCCACGGCTCGGAGGATACGCTCATCGCCGGCTGCTATGGCCGCGATCCCTGGCTGCTTTCGGGTCGGGTGCCGGAAGGCGTGTCCCAAACCGAGCGCCGCGTGGAGACCAATCACTACATGGATTTTGTGCGCGCCTGTAAGGAGAGTCCTGATAGCCGCGTGCCCTGCAAGTCGGATTTCGCCTTCGCCGGACCCTTCAATGAGATGGTCGTGATGGGCGTGCTTGCGGTGCGGCTGCAGGCCCTGAACAAGGAGCTGCACTGGGATGGCCCGAACATGCGCTTCACCAACATCAGCGAAAATGAAGAGCTGCGGATTATTATTGAAGATGGTTTTGAAATCACGGACGGGCACCCGAGCTTCCGGCGCACCATGACCGATCCGCTGAACGCGCGTGATTTTGCTGAGAACCTGATCCGTACGCCTTACCGCGAGGGCTGGGACCTGCCGTCCATGCCCGCATGA
- the ggt gene encoding gamma-glutamyltransferase, whose product MNLIRTSVFVLFALLLAACASPEPQEPPRSPAFGANGMVVSANPEATAVGLQILQEGGNAFDAAIAVKYMLSVTYPIAGNIGGGGFMVYRTAAGEVGSLDFRETAPAAAHRDMYLDEEGNLIDGLSRIGHLSAGVPGTVAGMEEAWERFGSLPFAQLIEPAIQVAENGHRVTAFNAEQSNRFQDEFAEVNRAPILFMKEGGWQEGDLLVQPELAETLRRIRDGGAAGFYTGETADLIVAEMQAGGGIITHEDLAAYRAVWRPTVSVDFGDYRIHSMPPSSSGGIAIAQLMLGSADFDFASLGHLTPETIHLMAELMRRVYADRATHLGDSDFFDVPFEMLLDPAYISARNADISMSAATPSSLIKEGEVERIESFETTHFSIVDGAGNAVSLTTTVNSFFGSKVMVQGAGFFLNNEMDDFAAAPGVPNQFGLVGGEANAIEPGKRMLSSMSPTIVERGGELFLVLGTPGGSTIITNVYQVLMNLLVHGLDLQQAVDAKKMHAQWLPDVITLEEGALDEAGQAALEALGHELRIIPQIGRMQAIQRLGDGSFKGVADYTRTGDSVARGF is encoded by the coding sequence ATGAACCTAATCCGCACCTCCGTCTTTGTTCTATTTGCGTTATTACTTGCAGCCTGCGCCTCCCCCGAACCACAGGAACCGCCGCGCTCGCCGGCTTTTGGGGCGAACGGGATGGTCGTTTCCGCAAATCCGGAGGCGACGGCGGTCGGGCTTCAGATTTTGCAGGAGGGCGGCAATGCCTTCGATGCTGCGATAGCGGTCAAGTACATGCTGTCGGTCACCTATCCGATTGCCGGCAACATCGGCGGGGGCGGATTCATGGTTTATCGCACGGCAGCGGGGGAAGTCGGCAGCCTTGATTTTCGCGAAACGGCACCCGCAGCGGCGCACCGCGATATGTACCTCGATGAGGAGGGCAACCTGATCGACGGGCTTTCCCGCATCGGACACCTGTCTGCGGGCGTGCCCGGCACGGTCGCTGGCATGGAAGAAGCCTGGGAGCGGTTCGGCAGCCTGCCGTTTGCACAGCTCATTGAGCCGGCGATTCAGGTTGCCGAAAACGGACACCGCGTAACGGCCTTCAATGCAGAGCAAAGCAACCGGTTTCAGGATGAATTTGCGGAGGTCAACCGTGCTCCGATTCTGTTCATGAAGGAAGGCGGCTGGCAGGAGGGCGATCTGCTTGTGCAGCCGGAGCTGGCCGAAACCCTGCGCCGGATTCGCGACGGGGGCGCGGCAGGCTTCTACACCGGCGAAACCGCGGATCTCATCGTAGCCGAAATGCAGGCCGGGGGCGGCATCATCACGCATGAAGACCTCGCTGCCTATCGCGCCGTCTGGCGCCCGACCGTCTCTGTTGATTTCGGTGACTATCGCATTCACTCCATGCCGCCCTCATCGAGCGGGGGCATTGCCATTGCGCAGCTCATGCTCGGCAGCGCGGACTTCGATTTTGCTTCTCTTGGTCATCTCACGCCCGAAACCATCCATCTCATGGCCGAACTGATGCGCCGCGTGTATGCCGACCGCGCGACACACCTCGGCGACTCCGATTTCTTCGATGTACCTTTTGAGATGCTGCTCGATCCGGCTTACATCAGCGCGCGCAACGCGGATATCAGCATGAGCGCTGCGACGCCGTCATCCCTCATCAAAGAAGGCGAAGTTGAGCGCATCGAAAGTTTTGAAACCACGCATTTCAGCATTGTGGACGGTGCGGGCAATGCCGTCTCCCTCACCACAACGGTCAACAGCTTCTTCGGCAGCAAGGTGATGGTGCAGGGCGCGGGCTTCTTCCTGAACAACGAAATGGACGACTTCGCCGCCGCACCGGGGGTGCCGAATCAGTTCGGGCTTGTAGGCGGGGAAGCCAACGCCATCGAACCGGGCAAGCGCATGCTCAGCAGCATGTCGCCCACCATCGTGGAGCGCGGCGGGGAGCTCTTCCTCGTGCTCGGAACGCCCGGCGGCTCGACCATCATCACCAATGTGTATCAGGTGCTGATGAACTTGCTGGTGCACGGCCTCGATCTGCAGCAGGCCGTTGATGCCAAAAAAATGCACGCGCAATGGCTGCCGGATGTCATCACGCTCGAAGAGGGCGCGCTGGATGAGGCGGGTCAGGCCGCCCTGGAGGCGCTGGGGCACGAGCTGCGCATCATCCCGCAAATCGGGCGGATGCAGGCCATTCAGCGGCTCGGAGATGGCAGCTTCAAAGGCGTTGCCGATTACACCCGCACGGGCGATTCGGTCGCGCGCGGATTTTAG
- a CDS encoding DUF4143 domain-containing protein codes for MKYYLNDLAFKNYMFPGVHLGWGHLMENLVFIELLARGYTIYTGQYRNKEVDFVIQRGDEVQYLQVAWQLTDEATHTREYASLLSIQDAHPKSVISADDLALAPYKGVPNLLYWDTFSGNVSL; via the coding sequence GTGAAATATTACCTGAATGATCTTGCCTTCAAAAATTATATGTTTCCGGGAGTACATCTTGGATGGGGACATCTCATGGAAAATCTTGTTTTCATTGAATTGCTGGCAAGGGGCTACACCATCTACACCGGTCAGTACCGTAATAAAGAAGTTGATTTTGTTATTCAGCGTGGTGATGAAGTCCAATACCTTCAGGTTGCCTGGCAACTTACCGATGAAGCAACCCATACCCGTGAATATGCTTCCTTACTAAGCATTCAGGATGCCCATCCGAAAAGTGTTATTTCAGCGGATGACCTGGCGCTTGCTCCATATAAAGGAGTACCGAACCTGCTATACTGGGACACCTTCTCGGGTAATGTTTCACTTTAA
- a CDS encoding GNAT family N-acetyltransferase: MTYLTELLTTKHIKDKFDCSQGQLSQYLHKQANQDMKRKLAACFVIVNSHNEIKGYYTLSNAGIQKELLPIEVIKKMPPSYTALPVTLLGRLARDKRYDGERLGERLLLDALKRSYVASKSIGSMAVIVDPIDEAARSFYLKYGFIDLADSVKMFLPMKTIAALLLDT; encoded by the coding sequence ATGACTTATCTTACTGAGCTACTAACCACAAAACATATCAAAGACAAGTTTGATTGTAGTCAAGGTCAGTTAAGTCAATACTTGCATAAACAGGCTAATCAAGATATGAAGCGGAAGTTAGCAGCTTGTTTTGTGATAGTGAATAGTCATAACGAGATCAAGGGTTATTATACCCTCTCAAATGCAGGCATTCAAAAAGAACTTCTTCCAATTGAAGTGATAAAGAAAATGCCGCCTTCCTATACTGCGCTTCCGGTTACCTTACTTGGTAGATTGGCTCGTGACAAAAGATATGATGGAGAGCGACTCGGTGAGCGTCTATTGCTGGATGCCTTAAAGCGTAGCTACGTTGCTTCTAAATCGATCGGATCGATGGCTGTAATTGTAGATCCTATTGATGAAGCTGCCCGAAGCTTTTATCTGAAATACGGCTTTATTGACCTGGCTGACAGCGTGAAAATGTTTCTTCCAATGAAGACTATTGCAGCGCTATTATTGGATACCTAA
- a CDS encoding sensor histidine kinase, translated as MFFNVFAVPVILAVMLGLLVAAKCYALGNERGERYFAASMAAASVYGFFYALELSTANLDLMVVFLKLQYLGAPFIIPFLLFFALRYSNRDRPLTTLKILLILMIPVLIMIGVLTNSLHLLAYTSFETRHNGFFDVLVSGKGPVYSLHVAYVVILTAVADFYIFMLLFTVHRYFFWRVFLVFTAVTLSWIVYLLHLIGLIPLGLDAVPFMFLITGILFYIGLVKVQIFDVIPAAHRQVFQNLNQGLLIFDHDDRLISVNPHAQKLLGIPPDSVLTNIQAVSRKLPGILALYREASGSMSVNTELYEPESGRWFEISIQVFKSRRDEKAGKVISVRDITSRRNAETEREQLLQLTQSQNDRLQQFAHIASHNLRSHCTNISALITFLEEDDSALAQKEDFGYLRTAAQNLQDTVEHLSEVARLHTNDGQPLSPVPLTQTIQRAVASVVAVARESEVRITEELPGEVTVWGIPAYLDSIFMNLLTNSIRYRSPDRSSFVHLSFTEDKFGVTVHVKDNGLGIDLERNKRKLFGMFNTFHEHPDSRGIGLFMSKAQIEAMGGKIDVESSPGVGTTFHVWLRKNPDGV; from the coding sequence ATGTTTTTCAATGTTTTCGCTGTACCGGTGATCCTTGCCGTTATGCTGGGCCTTTTGGTTGCGGCAAAATGCTACGCGCTTGGCAACGAGAGAGGGGAGCGCTATTTCGCGGCTTCGATGGCGGCTGCGTCGGTATATGGCTTTTTTTATGCGCTTGAGCTCAGCACTGCAAACCTTGATCTGATGGTTGTTTTTCTCAAGCTGCAGTATCTCGGGGCACCTTTCATTATCCCGTTCCTTCTGTTCTTTGCCCTTCGCTACTCGAATCGTGATCGTCCGCTTACGACGCTCAAAATTCTGCTGATTTTGATGATCCCGGTTCTGATTATGATCGGCGTGCTGACCAACAGCCTGCACCTGCTGGCTTACACGAGCTTCGAAACCCGACACAACGGCTTCTTCGACGTGCTCGTGAGCGGCAAGGGGCCGGTTTACAGCCTCCATGTGGCGTATGTGGTTATTCTGACCGCGGTGGCTGATTTCTACATTTTTATGCTGCTGTTCACCGTGCACCGGTACTTTTTCTGGCGGGTCTTTTTGGTTTTCACGGCCGTGACTTTGTCGTGGATCGTGTACCTGCTGCACCTGATTGGCCTGATTCCGCTGGGGCTTGATGCCGTGCCGTTCATGTTTCTGATTACCGGCATTCTGTTTTATATCGGCCTGGTTAAGGTGCAGATTTTTGATGTCATTCCGGCGGCGCATAGGCAGGTGTTTCAAAACCTGAATCAGGGACTGCTCATTTTTGACCATGATGACCGCCTGATCAGCGTCAATCCGCATGCCCAAAAGCTGCTCGGTATTCCGCCGGATTCTGTACTGACCAACATACAGGCCGTAAGCCGGAAACTGCCCGGCATTTTAGCGCTGTACAGGGAAGCTTCCGGCAGTATGAGTGTGAATACGGAACTTTATGAACCGGAAAGCGGTCGCTGGTTCGAAATCAGCATTCAGGTCTTTAAGAGCCGTCGCGATGAAAAGGCAGGCAAGGTTATTTCCGTGCGGGATATTACCAGCAGAAGAAATGCGGAAACAGAGCGCGAACAGCTGCTGCAGCTCACGCAGTCTCAAAACGACCGGCTTCAGCAGTTTGCCCATATAGCCTCCCACAACCTGCGCTCACACTGCACGAATATTTCGGCGCTGATTACTTTTTTAGAGGAAGATGACAGCGCCCTTGCCCAAAAGGAAGATTTCGGCTATCTCCGGACTGCAGCCCAAAACCTGCAGGATACCGTGGAGCATCTTTCAGAAGTAGCCCGTCTGCACACCAATGACGGGCAGCCCCTGAGTCCGGTTCCCCTTACACAGACCATCCAACGTGCGGTTGCAAGCGTTGTGGCGGTAGCACGGGAGTCAGAAGTGCGCATCACAGAGGAGCTGCCCGGCGAGGTAACCGTCTGGGGAATTCCGGCCTATCTCGACAGCATCTTTATGAATCTGCTTACCAACAGCATCCGCTACCGATCGCCCGACCGCAGCTCCTTTGTGCATCTAAGTTTCACCGAGGACAAATTCGGCGTAACGGTTCATGTTAAGGATAACGGCCTCGGTATCGATCTTGAAAGAAATAAGCGGAAATTGTTCGGAATGTTCAATACCTTCCACGAGCACCCCGACTCGCGGGGAATTGGCTTGTTTATGAGTAAAGCCCAGATTGAAGCCATGGGCGGTAAAATTGATGTGGAAAGCAGCCCGGGCGTGGGAACAACCTTCCATGTGTGGTTGCGAAAAAATCCCGACGGCGTTTAA
- a CDS encoding dihydrolipoyl dehydrogenase family protein, with protein MPTYEYDLIVIGGGAAGLTSSGMGAGFGAKTLMIERDRLGGDCTWYGCVPSKIMLNLAKKAKIRGRKADWAEVRQTLDYIRDEVYEDADHPDIFRKMGVEVAFGTAVFTGPHSLTLKQPDGNSREITSRYFLIATGSRAMVPPISGLDETPYLTNHSLFELRELPESMIIIGGGPIGTEMAQAFQRLGTQVTVVDRANEILGKDLPEFAGMLRNEMEKEGVRFYLNRSIQSVSGDDRRIMVSISCADGSTKTLSAAKLLVAAGRQPNTETLGLGQAGVHVTKSGISVNDRCRTNQRHIYAAGDVTGRFQFTHMSEHMAKVAVTNMLLKVPMKIDARHVPWATYTDPEIAHLGPTKAELDAAGTRYETYRFPYKKNDRAITDGVTTGWIYVYAKKFSGKILAADILGAHAGDLIGQFALAMRNGLTLRNMADTIFPYPTYALGARRAADQWYIKNQSVGLVKWLKRIFGYRGPLPDLSDPDRIV; from the coding sequence ATGCCAACATACGAATACGACCTCATCGTCATCGGCGGCGGCGCTGCCGGGCTGACTTCCTCCGGCATGGGCGCGGGTTTTGGCGCCAAAACCCTGATGATTGAGCGCGACCGGCTCGGCGGCGATTGCACCTGGTACGGCTGCGTACCCAGCAAAATCATGCTGAACCTTGCCAAAAAAGCGAAAATCCGCGGAAGAAAAGCGGATTGGGCGGAAGTCCGGCAAACGCTCGATTACATCCGGGATGAAGTGTACGAAGACGCCGATCATCCTGATATTTTCCGCAAAATGGGTGTTGAAGTGGCTTTTGGGACGGCCGTTTTCACCGGACCGCACAGCCTGACCCTGAAACAGCCTGACGGCAACAGCCGCGAAATCACGAGCCGTTATTTTCTGATTGCAACCGGAAGCCGGGCCATGGTGCCGCCCATCTCCGGCCTCGATGAAACGCCTTATCTCACCAATCATAGCCTTTTTGAGCTGCGTGAGCTGCCCGAAAGTATGATCATCATTGGGGGCGGACCCATCGGAACCGAAATGGCGCAGGCCTTTCAGCGGCTCGGCACGCAGGTCACGGTCGTGGATAGGGCCAACGAAATTCTGGGCAAGGATCTGCCTGAGTTTGCGGGCATGCTTCGGAATGAGATGGAAAAAGAAGGCGTCCGTTTTTATCTGAACCGAAGTATTCAGTCGGTAAGCGGGGATGACAGGCGAATTATGGTCAGCATTAGCTGTGCGGACGGAAGCACAAAGACACTGAGCGCCGCAAAACTTCTTGTTGCTGCCGGAAGACAGCCCAATACGGAAACCTTAGGTCTCGGGCAGGCGGGGGTGCACGTTACGAAATCAGGGATTAGCGTCAATGACCGCTGCCGTACCAATCAGCGGCACATCTACGCGGCGGGCGATGTCACCGGGCGGTTTCAGTTCACGCACATGAGCGAACACATGGCCAAGGTTGCGGTCACCAACATGCTCCTTAAAGTGCCGATGAAAATCGACGCCCGCCACGTACCCTGGGCCACGTACACCGATCCCGAGATCGCGCACCTGGGCCCGACCAAAGCCGAGCTCGACGCAGCCGGTACACGCTACGAAACCTACCGCTTTCCCTACAAAAAAAATGACCGTGCCATCACCGATGGAGTCACGACCGGCTGGATTTATGTGTATGCGAAAAAGTTCAGCGGCAAAATCCTGGCCGCCGATATCCTGGGTGCACACGCCGGCGACCTGATCGGGCAGTTTGCCCTTGCCATGCGCAACGGCCTCACCCTGCGCAATATGGCCGATACCATTTTTCCGTATCCGACCTACGCCCTGGGCGCCCGCCGCGCCGCCGATCAGTGGTACATCAAAAACCAAAGCGTCGGCCTCGTGAAATGGCTCAAACGCATTTTCGGCTACCGCGGCCCGCTGCCGGATCTAAGCGATCCGGACCGGATTGTGTGA